One stretch of Diabrotica undecimpunctata isolate CICGRU chromosome 5, icDiaUnde3, whole genome shotgun sequence DNA includes these proteins:
- the LOC140442264 gene encoding uncharacterized protein has translation MYRQVSVADDQKSLQCILRRNNPEEPIEIFQLQTVTYGMKCFFYLAIKCLMTLAEEQEAKNPNIASIIKSDFYVDDLLTGFDSKQKAREACKQLFEVLKGGGFTLRQFYSNDTKILRDIPDNSTTGFVIQFGENEKAKTLRLLYSPQSDTLFFSISLSLDHIITKRTLLSYIAQIFYPLGLLSACTIIAKITLQQLWLERLSWDDPIPEHLANNYLLFRNKLESLNNLKIPRHIIYSSIVLSWLKTSANLLKTFVSNRVAEIQETTSFAQWRHVPGKDNPADLVSRGVEPDKIIKCNLWWHGPEWLMQDSDKWPNLQVAPTETSETRKNIKVLPNKLDETQNTEVFVNK, from the exons atgtaccgTCAGGTATCGGTTGCAGATGATCAAAAATCCTTACAATGTATCTTACGACGAAATAATCCGGAGGAACCGATTGAAATATTTCAGTTACAAACAGTTACATACGGTATGAAATGCTTTTTTTACTTAGCGATTAAATGTCTAATGACATTAGCGGAGGAGCAAGAAGCTAAAAATCCTAACATTGCTAGCATTATTAAATCCGATTTTTACGTGGACGACCTTTTGACAGGTTTTGATTCAAAACAGAAAGCGCGCGAagcatgtaaacaactttttgaggTTCTCAAAGGCGGAGGATTTACATTGCGTCAATTCTATTCAAACGATACTAAAATATTAAGAGATATACCAGATAATTCAACTACGGgtttcgttattcaattcggTGAAAACGAGAAGGCGAAAACTTTGAGATTATTGTACTCACCGCAATCAGATACTCTGTTTTTTAGCATAAGTTTATCTCTAGACCATATAATCACAAAACGAACTTTATTATCTTACATAGCTCAAATTTTTTATCCCTTGGGTCTATTAAGTGCGTGTACCATCATAGCGAAAATTACGTTACAACAACTATGGCTCGAGCGTCTTTCATGGGATGATCCCATACCTGAGCATTTAGCGAATAATTATTTACTGTTTAGGAATAAATTAGAaagcttaaacaatttaaaaatacctcgGCATATTATAT ATTCCTCGATAGTACTTAGTTGGTTGAAAACATCAGCCAATCTATTGAAGACATTTGTTAGTAACCGCGTAGCAGAGATTCAGGAAACCACTTCGTTTGCGCAGTGGCGTCATGTGCCAGGCAAGGATAATCCTGCAGATCTAGTGTCCAGAGGCGTAGAaccagataaaataataaaatgcaaCTTATGGTGGCATGGACCGGAGTGGCTCATGCAAGATTCAGATAAATGGCCAAATTTACAAGTTGCTCCTACTGAAACAAGCGAAACGAGAAAAAACATAAAGGTTTTACCTAATAAACTTGATGAAACACAGAATACGGAAGTATTtgtgaataaataa
- the LOC140442265 gene encoding uncharacterized protein, with amino-acid sequence MAMGIRVKLPPDFDIEGQNAASEWKFWKTCFEDYLLATGQDQSADKIKLSILRNIIGTESAKIMSTFVIPEDETNKYDLMMSIIDKYVNPRMNESFERYNFITRVQKEGESFEQFLTSCRHLIRTCNYNEIDPDQTAEDKALRDKILIGIRDSVTREALLRVDKLTLRKAIEFCRTSEQSKNQNLKFHNETKDVDIGQVHKERNKDKFQSHINYNNSKSKTNTNEKFKCKRCQLTHGARECPAYGKKCKKCGILNHFAKSCRVKNIDVINEGSSDGSSDIFVGNVNKVYQDVSCQNIWDEIIEIENKRIKVKLDTGADVSIIPLKIFKKIDKQFKIRHNQYVLKGFEGTQAKTIGVVNLVCKYKNKYVYDDFTIIDGATQVLLSGKLCVDLGLVKRINNVESCGALELAERNKLINLKPDVFRGHGKFYGKHRIITVDNFEPVSYLPINVPVAIRDKLRDELDRLTKRGAIVKVNEIGPRASINRIVIVEKQNGKLRLCLDPSDLNKQVVRKPRIVHKLEDVCAQMMSKKIFSVFDLSEA; translated from the coding sequence ATGGCAATGGGAATAAGAGTAAAGCTACCACCAGATTTTGACATAGAGGGACAAAATGCGGCAAGTGAATGGAAGTTTTGGAAAACCTGTTTCGAAGATTACTTACTAGCAACAGGACAAGACCAGTCagcagataaaataaaactgtcaattttaagaaatataattGGAACTGAGTCTGCCAAAATTATGTCCACATTCGTCATCCCAGAAGACGAAACCAATAAGTACGATTTAATGATGTCAATAATCGACAAATATGTTAATCCAAGGATGAACGAATCATTTGAAAGATACAATTTTATCACGAGAGTTCAGAAAGAAGGAGAGTCATTTGAGCAGTTTCTTACTAGTTGTAGACATTTGATTCGAACATGTAATTATAATGAAATTGATCCAGATCAAACAGCCGAAGATAAAGCTCTAAGAGACAAGATATTGATAGGCATCAGAGATTCAGTTACTAGAGAAGCTTTATTGAGAGTAGACAAACTTACCCTACGAAAGGCCATCGAATTTTGTAGAACTAGTGAGCAAAGTAAAAACcaaaatttgaaatttcataaCGAAACGAAAGATGTGGATATAGGACAAGTTCATAAAGAAAGGAATAAAGATAAGTTCCAGAGCCATATAAACTATAATAACTCTAAAAGTAAAACCAACACTAATGAAAAATTCAAGTGCAAACGGTGTCAATTAACTCATGGAGCCAGAGAATGTCCAGCATATGGAAAGAAATGTAAGAAATGTGGGATTTTAAACCATTTTGCAAAGTCGTGCAGAGTCAAGAATATTGATGTCATAAATGAAGGTAGCAGTGATGGATCATCTGATATTTTTGTAGGTAATGTTAATAAAGTATACCAAGATGTAAGTTGTCAAAATATTTGGGATGAAATTatagaaattgaaaataaaagaattaaagtaAAACTTGACACAGGTGCTGATGTAAGTATAAttccattaaaaatttttaagaaaattgataaacagtttaaaattaggCATAATCAGTATGTACTTAAAGGGTTTGAGGGTACTCAGGCTAAAACAATAGGTGTTGTAAATTtagtttgtaaatataaaaataagtatgTTTATGATGACTTCACTATTATTGATGGGGCAACTCAAGTTCTTTTAAGTGGTAAATTATGTGTTGATTTGGGATTAGTTAAACGAATCAACAATGTTGAGAGTTGTGGTGCTTTAGAACTAGCCGAAAGGAATAAACTTATAAACCTTAAGCCTGATGTTTTTAGGGGTCATGGTAAATTTTATGGTAAACATAGGATTATTACAGTAGACAATTTTGAACCAGTAAGTTACCTACCCATAAATGTACCTGTTGCAATTAGAGATAAGTTAAGAGATGAATTAGATAGGTTGACAAAAAGAGGGGCAATTGTGAAAGTTAACGAAATTGGCCCGAGGGCAAGCATAAACCGCATTGTCATTGTGGAAAAGCAAAATGGTAAGTTACGTTTGTGCCTAGACCCATCAGACTTAAATAAACAAGTTGTCCGCAAACCAAGAATAGTACATAAATTGGAAGATGTTTGTGCACAAATGATGAGTAAAAAGATATTCTCTGTATTTGATCTCTCTGAAGCATAG